TCGGGAAAAAGCACCCTGCTGCACATTCTGGGCACACTGGATACGCCCACCAGCGGCGACATTTTTTTCCAGGGCCGCAACCTCAAGGACCTGGACGAACAACAACGGGCGCACACCAGAAATCGGGAAATAGGATTTGTTTTCCAGTTCCACCATCTCCTTCCGGAATTCAACACCCTGGAAAACGTGGCCATGCCGGGAATGGTTGCCGGCCAGTCCAAATCCCGAGCCATGGATGCGGCCCGCAACGCTCTGGACCTTGTGGGACTCGCGCACCGTCTTGATCACAAGGTGACCACCCTCTCTGGTGGCGAACGCCAACGCGCAAGCATTGCAAGGGCCCTGGTCATGAATCCGCAGGTCATCCTGGCCGACGAACCCACTGGCAATCTTGATGAAAAAACAGCAGAAACCGTTGAGCACCTGTTGCTTCAATTGAATCAAACCCTGCAAACCACCCTGGTCGTTGTGACGCACAATACCGGTCTTGCCCAGCATATGGACCGTCAACTGGTT
The window above is part of the Desulfoplanes formicivorans genome. Proteins encoded here:
- a CDS encoding ABC transporter ATP-binding protein — its product is MSDSLYRLTSIGKTYQGPAEKLTVLKGIDLTILKGQSLAILGASGSGKSTLLHILGTLDTPTSGDIFFQGRNLKDLDEQQRAHTRNREIGFVFQFHHLLPEFNTLENVAMPGMVAGQSKSRAMDAARNALDLVGLAHRLDHKVTTLSGGERQRASIARALVMNPQVILADEPTGNLDEKTAETVEHLLLQLNQTLQTTLVVVTHNTGLAQHMDRQLVLRSGELYEQ